A region from the Triticum urartu cultivar G1812 chromosome 1, Tu2.1, whole genome shotgun sequence genome encodes:
- the LOC125552306 gene encoding uncharacterized protein LOC125552306 isoform X1, translated as MLNFMEYWTTDVLTDQFTQEDIKHFRRKLVVILLDSELNKLKRCPIYHQPDIKENVSKSDLELLDNPPDGVKDRRPSPILSMPTDQFELLVGLCNYIMSIDDAKCLEKEWDRSSTPRPMGLSLKKLQSILNMKQSMDNDFSTLLCVFWHVTREYCSQTLQYTTWIYNFVPCCGIQHEIKSFCDKETIQKLATLFDSWHGRDNNILSCNMVSKVIDKEACHVSILDPIRTTQMTEMKILKHLVKLKSFAREFKETLEIKQPGWHSDISKCQRVFPNGIPTSIDGDLSGFYVFHFMLWWNDKDLVQPVCAMSIDGYELRKRFLLYLLKHHANEVKDNLPDIVREFLKRIK; from the exons ATGCTAAATTTTATGGAATATTGGACAACAGATGTATTAACAGATCAGTTCACCCAG GAGGATATCAAGCACTTTCGACGAAAATTAGTTGTCATTTTGCTCGATTCAGAACTGAATAAGCTAAAAAGATGTCCGATATACCATCAACCAGACATTAAAGAAAATGTATCGAAATCTGATCTCGAGCTCCTGGATAATCCACCGGATGGAGTCAAAGACAGACGTCCTAGCCCAATCCTCAGCATGCCCACGGATCAATTTGAATTGCTTGTCGGCCTTTGCAACTATATCATGTCCATTGATGATGCCAAGTGTTTGGA AAAAGAATGGGACCGAAGCTCGACACCCCGTCCAATGGGCTTAAGTCTCAAAAAACTTCAAAGCATACTTAACATGAAGCAGTCTATGGACAATGATTTTTCAACATTGCTGTGCGTATTCTGGCATGTGACGAGGGAGTATTGTTCACAGACCCTTCAATACACTACATGGATCTACAATTTTGT TCCATGCTGTGGGATTCAACACGAGATCAAAAGTTTTTGTGATAAGGAAACTATTCAGAAGTTGGCAACTTTGTTTGATAGCTGGCATGGGAGAGACAACAACATATTATCATGCAACATGGTAAGTAAG GTCATCGACAAAGAGGCATGTCATGTATCTATTCTGGATCCTATTCGTACAACACAAATGACGGAGATGAAAATTTTGAAGCACTTAGTGAAATTAAAAAGTTTTGCGAGGGAATTCAAAGAAACACTCGAAATAAAGCAACCAGGATGGCATTCTGATATATCAAAATGCCAACGTGTATTTCCTAATGGTATTCCAACGAGCATAGACGG GGATTTGTCAGGTTTTTATGTCTTTCATTTTATGCTCTGGTGGAACGATAAAGACCTTGTGCAACCGGTTTGTGCAATGAGTATT GATGGGTATGAGTTGAGGAAGCGGTTTTTATTATACTTGCTCAAACATCATGCGAATGAAGTTAAAGACAACTTGCCTGATATTGTGCGAGAATTTCTTAAGCGCATCAAGTAG
- the LOC125552306 gene encoding uncharacterized protein LOC125552306 isoform X3, translated as MLNFMEYWTTDVLTDQFTQEDIKHFRRKLVVILLDSELNKLKRCPIYHQPDIKENVSKSDLELLDNPPDGVKDRRPSPILSMPTDQFELLVGLCNYIMSIDDAKCLEKEWDRSSTPRPMGLSLKKLQSILNMKQSMDNDFSTLLCVFWHVTREYCSQTLQYTTWIYNFVPCCGIQHEIKSFCDKETIQKLATLFDSWHGRDNNILSCNMVSKVIDKEACHVSILDPIRTTQMTEMKILKHLVKLKSFAREFKETLEIKQPGWHSDISKCQRVFPNGIPTSIDGDLSGFYVFHFMLWWNDKDLVQPDGYELRKRFLLYLLKHHANEVKDNLPDIVREFLKRIK; from the exons ATGCTAAATTTTATGGAATATTGGACAACAGATGTATTAACAGATCAGTTCACCCAG GAGGATATCAAGCACTTTCGACGAAAATTAGTTGTCATTTTGCTCGATTCAGAACTGAATAAGCTAAAAAGATGTCCGATATACCATCAACCAGACATTAAAGAAAATGTATCGAAATCTGATCTCGAGCTCCTGGATAATCCACCGGATGGAGTCAAAGACAGACGTCCTAGCCCAATCCTCAGCATGCCCACGGATCAATTTGAATTGCTTGTCGGCCTTTGCAACTATATCATGTCCATTGATGATGCCAAGTGTTTGGA AAAAGAATGGGACCGAAGCTCGACACCCCGTCCAATGGGCTTAAGTCTCAAAAAACTTCAAAGCATACTTAACATGAAGCAGTCTATGGACAATGATTTTTCAACATTGCTGTGCGTATTCTGGCATGTGACGAGGGAGTATTGTTCACAGACCCTTCAATACACTACATGGATCTACAATTTTGT TCCATGCTGTGGGATTCAACACGAGATCAAAAGTTTTTGTGATAAGGAAACTATTCAGAAGTTGGCAACTTTGTTTGATAGCTGGCATGGGAGAGACAACAACATATTATCATGCAACATGGTAAGTAAG GTCATCGACAAAGAGGCATGTCATGTATCTATTCTGGATCCTATTCGTACAACACAAATGACGGAGATGAAAATTTTGAAGCACTTAGTGAAATTAAAAAGTTTTGCGAGGGAATTCAAAGAAACACTCGAAATAAAGCAACCAGGATGGCATTCTGATATATCAAAATGCCAACGTGTATTTCCTAATGGTATTCCAACGAGCATAGACGG GGATTTGTCAGGTTTTTATGTCTTTCATTTTATGCTCTGGTGGAACGATAAAGACCTTGTGCAACCG GATGGGTATGAGTTGAGGAAGCGGTTTTTATTATACTTGCTCAAACATCATGCGAATGAAGTTAAAGACAACTTGCCTGATATTGTGCGAGAATTTCTTAAGCGCATCAAGTAG
- the LOC125552306 gene encoding uncharacterized protein LOC125552306 isoform X2 encodes MLNFMEYWTTDVLTDQFTQEDIKHFRRKLVVILLDSELNKLKRCPIYHQPDIKENVSKSDLELLDNPPDGVKDRRPSPILSMPTDQFELLVGLCNYIMSIDDAKCLEKEWDRSSTPRPMGLSLKKLQSILNMKQSMDNDFSTLLCVFWHVTREYCSQTLQYTTWIYNFVPCCGIQHEIKSFCDKETIQKLATLFDSWHGRDNNILSCNMVIDKEACHVSILDPIRTTQMTEMKILKHLVKLKSFAREFKETLEIKQPGWHSDISKCQRVFPNGIPTSIDGDLSGFYVFHFMLWWNDKDLVQPVCAMSIDGYELRKRFLLYLLKHHANEVKDNLPDIVREFLKRIK; translated from the exons ATGCTAAATTTTATGGAATATTGGACAACAGATGTATTAACAGATCAGTTCACCCAG GAGGATATCAAGCACTTTCGACGAAAATTAGTTGTCATTTTGCTCGATTCAGAACTGAATAAGCTAAAAAGATGTCCGATATACCATCAACCAGACATTAAAGAAAATGTATCGAAATCTGATCTCGAGCTCCTGGATAATCCACCGGATGGAGTCAAAGACAGACGTCCTAGCCCAATCCTCAGCATGCCCACGGATCAATTTGAATTGCTTGTCGGCCTTTGCAACTATATCATGTCCATTGATGATGCCAAGTGTTTGGA AAAAGAATGGGACCGAAGCTCGACACCCCGTCCAATGGGCTTAAGTCTCAAAAAACTTCAAAGCATACTTAACATGAAGCAGTCTATGGACAATGATTTTTCAACATTGCTGTGCGTATTCTGGCATGTGACGAGGGAGTATTGTTCACAGACCCTTCAATACACTACATGGATCTACAATTTTGT TCCATGCTGTGGGATTCAACACGAGATCAAAAGTTTTTGTGATAAGGAAACTATTCAGAAGTTGGCAACTTTGTTTGATAGCTGGCATGGGAGAGACAACAACATATTATCATGCAACATG GTCATCGACAAAGAGGCATGTCATGTATCTATTCTGGATCCTATTCGTACAACACAAATGACGGAGATGAAAATTTTGAAGCACTTAGTGAAATTAAAAAGTTTTGCGAGGGAATTCAAAGAAACACTCGAAATAAAGCAACCAGGATGGCATTCTGATATATCAAAATGCCAACGTGTATTTCCTAATGGTATTCCAACGAGCATAGACGG GGATTTGTCAGGTTTTTATGTCTTTCATTTTATGCTCTGGTGGAACGATAAAGACCTTGTGCAACCGGTTTGTGCAATGAGTATT GATGGGTATGAGTTGAGGAAGCGGTTTTTATTATACTTGCTCAAACATCATGCGAATGAAGTTAAAGACAACTTGCCTGATATTGTGCGAGAATTTCTTAAGCGCATCAAGTAG